GGCGCTCGGCCGGGCCGGAGCCGGTCGTCTCGGAGATTATGGGGACTGTCAGTTCACCGTCTCGGGAGAAGGTCAGTTCACACCACTCGAAGGGTCGGACCCGTATCTAGGCCAACACGGCAAGACGGAACATGTCGAGGAAGTGAAAATCGAGACGATTGTCACGGAGAGCCAAAAGAAAAGAGTGCTTAAGGCGATGACGGACGCGCATCCATACGAAGAGGTAGCCTACGATTTGATTCGTGACGACATTGACGGGCCCGTGTTCGGCCTCGGTCGTATCGGACGTCTCGAGGTGCCTCTCACACTTGAGTCGTTCGCCGAACACGTCAAGACGAGCTTTGACGTCGAAGCCGTCCGTGTCGTCGGCGATCCGAACCGGATCATCGAGAAAGTGGCGGTGCTCGGCGGGGACGGGAATAAATACGTATCGGCAGCCCATTTCAAAGGTGCGGATGCGTATGTGACGGGCGACCTGTACTTCCATGTGGCCCACGATGCAATGGCGCTCGGACTTTCTGTCGTCGACCCGGGTCATCACGTGGAGAGCGTGATGAAGCAAGGCGTCGTCGACGTGATGCGCGAGAAGTGTGAACGTGCGAAACTCGATGTCGAATTGTTTGTTTCGGAAGCCGATACAAACCCGTTCCGCTTCTACTGATGATTAAACGAAAAACCCCCGGACCTCATGAGAGGACGGGGGTTCATGTCATTTACGGAGCGCCTTCACTTTCGGAAGAATGCTGCGCAGTTCAAGATATGGCGTCTTATCGTGCGTGCTCAAATCGAGCGGGTCATATTGGGTCAAGAAGTCGATGACTTTTTTTGTGATTGGTGTCGGTGTCGACGCGCCTGACGTGACGGCGACCGTTTCGACACCTTCGAGCCAAGTCAGGTCGAGTTCGCTCAAGTCGCCGATGCGGTAGGCGTTCGTGCCTGCAATCTCTTTCGAAACCTGGGCTAAACGGTTCGAGTTGTTCGACTTCGGGTCACCGACGACGATCAATAGTTCACAGTCACCGGCTTGTTCAGCGACAGCTTCTTGCCGGACTTGGGTCGCGTTACAGATCTCGTTGTGGACCTCGACATGAGGATACCGTTCTTGAATCATCTCAATCAAGGCCGCGACGTCCCATTGGCTCATCGTCGTCTGGTTCGTGACGAGAATTTTTGCATCATACAGGTGAGCCGGGAGCGCCTCGAAGTCACTCTCGTATTGGACGAGGTGAACTTTTCCTGGAGCGACGCCCATCGCGCCTTCCGGTTCCGGGTGGCCATGCTTGCCGATGTAGATGACTTCATAACCGACAGCCGTCTTTTCGCGAATCAAATCGTGGGTGACCAGTACATCCGGGCACGAGGCATCGACAATCGTCAAGCCTTTCTCAATGGCACGCTTACGCACGAGCGGCGAGATGCCGTGGGCGGTAAAGACGACCGTTCCACGATCAATTGTCTCGAGTGCTTTCATTCGATCCTCACCGTCGACCGTCTTGACGCCGAGTTCCTCGAATGCTTGGGTGACATGACGGTTATGGACAATCATGCCAAGTATATGGATAGGACGCGGTAAATCTGGGTTGGCCACAGCTTCGTTGGCGAGCTTCATGGCATCGACGACGCCGTAGCAATATCCGCGTGGACTAATTTTTTTTACTTTCATTTTGTAAGGAACGCTCCTTTCGCGATGCTTTCATACGTATTAGTCTAACATTGTTTCGAAAATACGAAAAGATTTCCGTGTATTCATGCTATAATCTTAAGGTTAGAAAGGAGGGACACCGTGGAACGCCTAAGAACATTGCTTGAAGTTCGAAAATCGTACTTCTTTCAGATTACATTTATTATCTTCATTATACTAGGACTTGTCATCTCTTCATTAGCCTTCTCTGCCGACCGCGTGACGGTGTCCCGCGCGGAAGAACTGGCGAAAGAACAATTCGACTACGCGATTGACGGGAGTATCGAAAACCTGGAGACGCGACTCGGTAAACTCTACGAAGACTTGGTCTATCTCGGTGCTTACGTCGGGAATGAGACGTATATCGAAGAGCGGATCCGCACCGGTTATTTGAATCAGCGGACGAGCTTCACCTCGATTTTTTATTACGATTTAGAAGGCGATGCGTTCACGTGGTACTCGCAACGCCAAGTACCGGCGCTGACGCTCAAGAGTGATCCGAAATTTAAAGAGGTGCTCACCGGCGGCAGGAACGACTTGTTTATGAGTGACCCGATTTCGATTTCGGGTGACGTCGGGACGTATTTATACGTGCCGGTGCTTGAAGACAACCGGATGATCGGGATGTTCGGCGGTAGTATCAGCGTGCTCAATTCCGATTTATATCGTCGGATGCTTGAATCGGCGAATGATGACATGATTCTTTACTTGTTGAATGAACGGGGCGAAGTATTGTCGACCTCGTTCAATCTCGTCACGGACGCAGAACGGCGTTTGTCCCGGTCCATCATCGAAGCGACGGACGCCTACGACGTCCGTTCGGTGTTCAGCACGAAAGACGATGTCCTCATGTTTGAGCCCGATGCGCGTGTCAACGGATGGAGCGTCCTCGCAAAGCATAGTACCGATTCGGTCTACGAAGCGGTGTACGCGACGCGATGGCAATACTTGATGATTACGCTCGTGACATTCTTCTTGAGTATCATGGTCGGTCTACTGTTGTCGAAGACGTTGACAAGTCCGCTGCTCGAACTTGTGCAAAACATCAAGAAACAACAGTCGCTCGAACCGATCCAACTCGAACGGACCGGCTCCAAAGAAGTCGAGACGCTGCTCGATACGTACAACGATTATTCCCGCCGCATGGAGACGGCCCGACGCGAACAGCTCAGTCAACAGCAACTATTGTTGCAGCAAGAGAAGCTCGCCTCGCTCGGACAGCTCGCGGCAGGGATTGCCCACGAGATTCGCAATCCGCTCACGCCGGTCCAAATCACGTTGCAGATGGTGAAAGAAGGGCACAGTAGCAGCGACATGCTCGATCTCGCGCTTTCAGAACTTGATCGGGCCAACCATTTGATCACGACGATGCTCACGCTCGCGAAGCCCGACCAGGCGAAGCTACAAGAAGAGTGGCTCGACATGACCGAGTTTGCGAAACGCCTCGAATTCTTGCTCGACGCCGAATGCTATAAGCGGGTCACGAACTGGGAGTTGAACGTCCCGAACGATATGCCGCCGTTTTACTGCTCGAACGACATGCTCGTCCAAATCATCTATAACTTGTTCAAAAACGCGGTCGAGGCCGTCGATACGAAAGGTGCCGACGGCGTCGTGACGGTCACGATTCAATTCACGGAACGGGACTACCGCTTCTTGATCGAAGACAATGGGATCGGGATGACCGAATCTCAAGTCAAGTCGGTCGGGTCCGCGTTTTATACAACGAAAGAGAACGGCAACGGCTTAGGGCTCTACATGATTCGGGAATACTTGAAAGCCGTGAACGGTCACATGGAAATTGAGAGTGTTGAAGGAGAAGGTACGGCCATGATGATTAAAATTCCAAGGCGGTCACACCCATGATGAAAGGATTCAAACATTACTGGCTTTGGCTGCCGATCGTCTGGGCGCTGTCGATTCTATTGATCACATCGATTCAATTACCGGAACGGACGATCGAAAACAATGAAGTCGGTTTCGTGTTCGTCAGTGAAAAGCATGAGCATGCCAATAAACTGTTGGCCGCGTTCGTCCGGACGGCGAATCAAAAAGGTTTTATCCCTGTCCCGACGACGAGTGAGGATTCCCGTGTCCTGGAGAAAGAAAAATTGGACGCGCTGATCGACCGCGGGGTCGAAGCGATTTTCGTGACGACGCTCGATGAAGCATTCATCCGGCCATCGCTCGAACGGGCCGAACGGGAGGGTATTCCGATTATCGCCATCGATCGGATGATCGACCATGACAGCGTCTTGACGTCGGTCATGTCCGATAACGTCGAGATCGGCCGGATGGCAGCGAACTATATCGCCGCCCAACACGCTGGGCTCGACCGTCCGATTCGTGTCGTCGAAGTGAGAGGGACCGCCAAAGTCCGTTCGACGATCGATCGGAGCCTCGGGTTGACGGAATATGACAAGGCCAACGACAACCTGCAAGTCGTCGCCTCGATCACGGGTAATTA
This sequence is a window from Exiguobacterium mexicanum. Protein-coding genes within it:
- a CDS encoding Nif3-like dinuclear metal center hexameric protein, with the protein product MANGNHVIQLFEEFAPKHLAVEGDKIGLQIGTLNKPVRRVMVTLDVLESVVDEAIERDVDLIIAHHPPIFSALAQVNDRSAAGRIVMKCIRHDIAVYVAHTNLDVCQGGVNDWMSQALGLVDPMVLIPTYEEPVYKLSVFVPTTHRQAVSEALGRAGAGRLGDYGDCQFTVSGEGQFTPLEGSDPYLGQHGKTEHVEEVKIETIVTESQKKRVLKAMTDAHPYEEVAYDLIRDDIDGPVFGLGRIGRLEVPLTLESFAEHVKTSFDVEAVRVVGDPNRIIEKVAVLGGDGNKYVSAAHFKGADAYVTGDLYFHVAHDAMALGLSVVDPGHHVESVMKQGVVDVMREKCERAKLDVELFVSEADTNPFRFY
- a CDS encoding 4-hydroxy-3-methylbut-2-enyl diphosphate reductase, which produces MKVKKISPRGYCYGVVDAMKLANEAVANPDLPRPIHILGMIVHNRHVTQAFEELGVKTVDGEDRMKALETIDRGTVVFTAHGISPLVRKRAIEKGLTIVDASCPDVLVTHDLIREKTAVGYEVIYIGKHGHPEPEGAMGVAPGKVHLVQYESDFEALPAHLYDAKILVTNQTTMSQWDVAALIEMIQERYPHVEVHNEICNATQVRQEAVAEQAGDCELLIVVGDPKSNNSNRLAQVSKEIAGTNAYRIGDLSELDLTWLEGVETVAVTSGASTPTPITKKVIDFLTQYDPLDLSTHDKTPYLELRSILPKVKALRK
- a CDS encoding sensor histidine kinase translates to MERLRTLLEVRKSYFFQITFIIFIILGLVISSLAFSADRVTVSRAEELAKEQFDYAIDGSIENLETRLGKLYEDLVYLGAYVGNETYIEERIRTGYLNQRTSFTSIFYYDLEGDAFTWYSQRQVPALTLKSDPKFKEVLTGGRNDLFMSDPISISGDVGTYLYVPVLEDNRMIGMFGGSISVLNSDLYRRMLESANDDMILYLLNERGEVLSTSFNLVTDAERRLSRSIIEATDAYDVRSVFSTKDDVLMFEPDARVNGWSVLAKHSTDSVYEAVYATRWQYLMITLVTFFLSIMVGLLLSKTLTSPLLELVQNIKKQQSLEPIQLERTGSKEVETLLDTYNDYSRRMETARREQLSQQQLLLQQEKLASLGQLAAGIAHEIRNPLTPVQITLQMVKEGHSSSDMLDLALSELDRANHLITTMLTLAKPDQAKLQEEWLDMTEFAKRLEFLLDAECYKRVTNWELNVPNDMPPFYCSNDMLVQIIYNLFKNAVEAVDTKGADGVVTVTIQFTERDYRFLIEDNGIGMTESQVKSVGSAFYTTKENGNGLGLYMIREYLKAVNGHMEIESVEGEGTAMMIKIPRRSHP
- a CDS encoding sugar ABC transporter substrate-binding protein; translation: MMKGFKHYWLWLPIVWALSILLITSIQLPERTIENNEVGFVFVSEKHEHANKLLAAFVRTANQKGFIPVPTTSEDSRVLEKEKLDALIDRGVEAIFVTTLDEAFIRPSLERAEREGIPIIAIDRMIDHDSVLTSVMSDNVEIGRMAANYIAAQHAGLDRPIRVVEVRGTAKVRSTIDRSLGLTEYDKANDNLQVVASITGNYDTFQAEIEMSRWLDAGIPFDAVFSHNDDNTFGVVRALESHGLSDKTLVSVDGVTGIYPLIHSGKVDATVVQSPNEMIEVGFKALEHHLNGKKIASHYYSSSYLYEGLAKD